The nucleotide sequence CAAGACCCGGCCCACCTGGACTGCCCACCAACTGGCTCGCATGTAGGGCAGGCGCATGGCGAGGAGCGCCCGGAAGATGCGTCCACCGTCCATGGGGAAAACCGGCAGCAGGTTGAAGGTGCCCATCACCAGGTTGCCCCACCACAGTTGGACGAGCATGTCCGTGGCGGAGAATTCCATGACCGGAACCTGGCCGAGTAGGGGTTGCCAAACCAAGGGTAACAGCAGCAGGACGAGGGCAAAATTAACTGCCGGACCGGCGACGGTGATCAGCAGTTCGGCCGCCGGCCGGCGCGGGATCTGTTCCATCTCCGCCATGCCTCCGATCGGCAGCAGCAGGATGCGCGGCACGCGCACGCCGTAGCGCCGCGCCGTCAGCGAGTGCCCCAGTTCGTGCAGCACGACGCACCCGAAAAAGAGCACGATCAAGGCGACACTCCACAGCATGCCGATCAGGCCGCCATACTGCCAGCCCTGCCAGCCGTAGTAGGCCAGCAACAGTCCAAAACTCGCATGAACCGCGAGTTGGATGCCGAAGACGCGAAACAAGTTAATTGACCAGCCTAGCATGGGCGGTAAGTAGAACCGTCTTTCCCGTAAGCGCACATACTATTCACGACCACTGATGCCCGAAGCCGTTCCAGTCCCCCGCATCCTCGTCATCGATGACGACAACGAGGTGCGCTACTCGTTGAATCGCGTGCTTTCCTCGCAACACTATGAAGTGGAGGAGGCCCCGAGTGGTGAGGCGGGGGTCGCGGCGGTGAAAAAGCAGGCGCCCGACGTGGTGCTGCTCGACAACCGCATGACCGGCATGTCCGGCCTGGAGACCCTGCAGCATATCCGCGCCGCCAATCCGAAGCAGCTCATCATCTTTATGACAGCCTTCGGCACGGCGCAGACCGCGATCGAGGCCATGAAGTTCGGCGCCTTCGATTACGTGGTGAAGCCCTTCGATCCGCCCAAGCTGCTGGCCCTGGTCGAGAGCGCCCTGCGCACCCAGGCCGACAGCAAGTCCGCCGCCGGCTACAAGCCCGTCATCAACACCGACGAGCACAAGGAGGGCATCGTCGGCGCCTCGGGCGCCATGCAGCAGGTCTTCAAGATCATCGGCCAGTTCGCCGCCAGCGACGCCTCGGTGATGATCACCGGCGAGAGCGGCACCGGCAAGGAACTGGTCGCTCGCAGCCTCCACCGCCACAGCCACCGCGCCGGCAAGCCCTACGTGGCGGTCAACTGCGCGGCCATCCCCGAGAACCTGATCGAGAGCGAACTCTTCGGCCACGAGCGCGGCTCGTTCACCGGCGCCACCGCCCAGCGCCTCGGCAAGTTCGAGCAGTGCGACGGCGGCACCATCTTCCTCGACGAAATCGGCGACATGACGCCGACCACGCAGACCAAGATCCTGCGCGTCCTGCAGGAGGGTGACATCCAGCGCGTCGGCGGCGTGGACACCATCAAGGTGAACGTCCGCGTGGTCGCCGCCACCAACAAGGACCTCGAGGCCCTCGTCCGCGAAAAGAAGTTCCGCGAGGATCTCTATTACCGGCTGAACGTCGTGCGCGTGAAATTGCCCCCGCTGCGCGAGCGCACGGAGGACGTGCCCCAGATCGTGGATTTCTTTGTGCAGAACCTGGCCAAGGCGAAAAAGGTCAAGGCTCGCAAGGTCGCCCCCGAGGCACTCGCCCTGCTCAACGCCTATCCCTGGCCCGGCAACGTCCGCGAACTTGAGAATGTCGTCTACCGCAGCGCCGTCGCCGCGACCGGCGACACCATCCTGCCGAAGGACCTGCCCGACGAGGTGCGTGAGCCGAATGCCAGCACGCCCGTCATCGGTGAATCCCTCACGCCCCTCTACGACCGGTTGGCCAAGGCGCTGCGCGCCCAGCATCCGGGCGAAGAATTGGCCACGCTGGTCGAGGCCATGGAATCACGCCTGCCCGAGGGCGCGGCCGCCAAGGCCGCCCCGAAAAAGCGGGCCAAGAAAACCGAGTAAGTCGGCCAGGTGGAACCCGACCTCCGGGCGGGTTGGTATGCGGGAACTCACTTCCACGCCAACGGTGGACGCAGGCTGCTTTACCGGTCCCCGTAACCCTTCGGCTTGGCCTGGTGCCAGCGCCACGCGGTCTCGACAATCGGCTGGATGGTCTGAAAGCGCGGCGTCCAGCCCAACTCGGTCCGAGCCTTCGTGGCATCGGCATACAGGGCGGGCGGATCACCGGCGCGGCGCGGGGCAAATTTGGCGGGGACCTTGAGGCCGGACACCTTCTCGACGGCCTGGATGACCTCCAGCACGGAGGTCGGCGTGCCCGTGCCCAGATTGTAGAAGTGCTGAGCCCCGGCGGTCTCGAGCAGCGGGAAGGCGGCGATATGGGCGCGGCTCAGGTCATCCACGTGGACATAATCGCGCAGGCAGGTGCCGTCCGGGGTGGGGTAGTCGTTGCCGAAGATCTGGAGCTCCGGCCGTAGCCCCTGCGCGGCGCCGATTGCCAACGGGATCAGATGGGACTCCGGGGTGTGGTCCTCGCCGATGGACCCGTCCTCGGCGGCGCCAGCCGCGTTGAAGTAGCGGAAGGCCGCGAAGCTCAGCCCAGTGGCGGGGGCGAGGGATTTCAGCATGTTCTCCACGTCCAGCTTGGTCTGGCCGTAGGGATTGATCGGGCGCTGCAGCAACGCCTCGGTGATCGGCATCCGGTCGGGAATGCCGTAGGTGGCGCAGGTCGAGGAAAACACGAATTTGCGCACGCCATGCCGGAGCATGCTATCCAGTAGGTTGAGCGTGGCCGCCACGTTGTTGTGGTAATACTTGAGAGGGTCCGTCACCGACTCACCGACGTACGCAAAGGCGGCAAAATGCATGACAACGTCAGGCCGCTCGGCGGCCAGCACGCGGTCGATCGCGGCCTTGTCGCCGAGGTTCACCTCATGGAAGCGGATGGCCGGGGCGACGGCGGCGCGGTGGCCGTAGACGAGGTTGTCGAGCACCACGGGCTCGTGGCCCGCAGCCAGGAGCTGTTTCACGCAGTGACTGCCGATATAACCTGCTCCGCCAGCGACGAGGACTTTCATGGAGGGAGAGAGTTATTGATTTTAACTTTCCAAAGGCTAGGCAATTCTGTTTTGACCGTTCCCACCGCGCCATGAAGCAAACCCGCATCGTCATCACCGGCCTCGGCCTCACCGCCCCGAACGGCAACAATCTGGCTGAGTTTCGGCACAATCTGCTGAACGGCGTATCGGGCATCACCACTACCGAGGTGCGGTACATGGGCAAGTGGCCGGCGGGCCTTTGCAAGTTCGACCCGTACAAGCACCAGAAAAAGAAGGATGTCCGTATCGGCACCCGGGCCGGCAGCATCAGCATCTATTGCGCCCGCGAGGCCATCGCGGACTCCGGCATCGCCCTCGACACCCGCGACAAGAGCATGGTCGGCGTTTACCTCGGCATCACGGAGCACGGCAACGTCGAGACCGAGAACGAGGTCTACAACATCTCCCAGTTCAACTACGACACGAAGTTCTGGACGCATCACCACAACCCCCGGACCGTGGCCAACAGCCCGGCGGGCGAGGTGTCCCTGAACCTCGGCACCACCGGCCCGGCCTACACGATCGGCGCGGCCTGCGCCGCCGGCAACATGGGCCTGATCCACGCCGCGCAGATGCTGCGCCTCGGGGAAGTCGACCTCGCCATCGCGGGCGGCGTCAGCGAAAGCCCGCAGACCTTCGGCATTTTTGCCGGTTTCAAGAGCCAGAACGCCCTCGCCAGCCACGCCGATCCCACGAAGGCCAGCCGCCCGTTCGACAAGGCGCGCAACGGCATCGTCATCTCCGAGGGCGGCTGCATCTACACCCTCGAGCGGCTCGAGGACGCCCTGGCCCGCGGCGCGAAGATCTACGGCGAGATCGCGGGCTACTGCGTGAATTCCGACGCCACCGACTACGTGCTGCCCAATCCCGAGCGCCAGGCCCAGTGCGTGGAGAAGGCCCTGCTCAACGCCCGGATGACCGTCGACGACATCGACATCGTCAACACCCACGCGACCTCGACCCCGCAGG is from Lacunisphaera limnophila and encodes:
- the galE gene encoding UDP-glucose 4-epimerase GalE, whose amino-acid sequence is MKVLVAGGAGYIGSHCVKQLLAAGHEPVVLDNLVYGHRAAVAPAIRFHEVNLGDKAAIDRVLAAERPDVVMHFAAFAYVGESVTDPLKYYHNNVAATLNLLDSMLRHGVRKFVFSSTCATYGIPDRMPITEALLQRPINPYGQTKLDVENMLKSLAPATGLSFAAFRYFNAAGAAEDGSIGEDHTPESHLIPLAIGAAQGLRPELQIFGNDYPTPDGTCLRDYVHVDDLSRAHIAAFPLLETAGAQHFYNLGTGTPTSVLEVIQAVEKVSGLKVPAKFAPRRAGDPPALYADATKARTELGWTPRFQTIQPIVETAWRWHQAKPKGYGDR
- a CDS encoding beta-ketoacyl-[acyl-carrier-protein] synthase family protein; this encodes MKQTRIVITGLGLTAPNGNNLAEFRHNLLNGVSGITTTEVRYMGKWPAGLCKFDPYKHQKKKDVRIGTRAGSISIYCAREAIADSGIALDTRDKSMVGVYLGITEHGNVETENEVYNISQFNYDTKFWTHHHNPRTVANSPAGEVSLNLGTTGPAYTIGAACAAGNMGLIHAAQMLRLGEVDLAIAGGVSESPQTFGIFAGFKSQNALASHADPTKASRPFDKARNGIVISEGGCIYTLERLEDALARGAKIYGEIAGYCVNSDATDYVLPNPERQAQCVEKALLNARMTVDDIDIVNTHATSTPQGDIQECHAIAAAFSKRKEPAAINNTKSFIGHCMGAAGALELAGNLPSFDDLVVHPTINVDELDPQCDIPGLVINQPRSVKRVDAILNNSFGMLGINSTLIIKRFRS
- a CDS encoding sigma-54-dependent transcriptional regulator, with amino-acid sequence MPEAVPVPRILVIDDDNEVRYSLNRVLSSQHYEVEEAPSGEAGVAAVKKQAPDVVLLDNRMTGMSGLETLQHIRAANPKQLIIFMTAFGTAQTAIEAMKFGAFDYVVKPFDPPKLLALVESALRTQADSKSAAGYKPVINTDEHKEGIVGASGAMQQVFKIIGQFAASDASVMITGESGTGKELVARSLHRHSHRAGKPYVAVNCAAIPENLIESELFGHERGSFTGATAQRLGKFEQCDGGTIFLDEIGDMTPTTQTKILRVLQEGDIQRVGGVDTIKVNVRVVAATNKDLEALVREKKFREDLYYRLNVVRVKLPPLRERTEDVPQIVDFFVQNLAKAKKVKARKVAPEALALLNAYPWPGNVRELENVVYRSAVAATGDTILPKDLPDEVREPNASTPVIGESLTPLYDRLAKALRAQHPGEELATLVEAMESRLPEGAAAKAAPKKRAKKTE
- a CDS encoding site-2 protease family protein; translation: MLGWSINLFRVFGIQLAVHASFGLLLAYYGWQGWQYGGLIGMLWSVALIVLFFGCVVLHELGHSLTARRYGVRVPRILLLPIGGMAEMEQIPRRPAAELLITVAGPAVNFALVLLLLPLVWQPLLGQVPVMEFSATDMLVQLWWGNLVMGTFNLLPVFPMDGGRIFRALLAMRLPYMRASWWAVQVGRVLALVFAGVAVFVYDSPLAGVLFVFIFMAAGTEYRNLLRREQEDAYWAEVARRATPVTPLEADPLPPLLPQRPD